Below is a window of Syntrophomonas wolfei subsp. wolfei str. Goettingen G311 DNA.
GGGATGCTCTTGATATTATGGAGCACTATCATATATCGGGAGTGCCTATTACCGAGGGGAGCAAGCTGGTTGGAATTATTACCAACCGGGATATACGTTTCGAAACCGATTTTAACCAACCTATAAAAAATGTAATGACCAGTGAAGGTTTGGTTACAGCGCCGGTAGGCACTAGTATGGACCAGGCTATGGATTTGCTCAGGAAATACAAGATAGAAAAACTCCCCTTAGTCGATGACAGTTTTAATTTAATGGGATTAATAACCATCAAGGACATCGAAAAAACCTCAAAATATCCCAATGCTGCCAAGGACCAGCGGGGACGATTGCTGGTGGGGGCAGCTGTTGGCATAGCCCATGATACCCTGGAACGGGTGGAATGCCTTAAAAAAGCCGGGGCGGATGTGATTGTAGTGGATACGGCTCACGGCCATTCGCTAAGCGTAATAAGAATGGTAGCCACCATAAAGAAACAATTTCCGGATATTGAGCTTATTGCCGGTAATGTAGCTACCGCGGAAGCCACCGAAGAATTGATAAAAGTGGGGGCTGATGCCATAAAGGTGGGAATTGGTCCGGGCTCTATTTGCACCACACGGGTAGTAGCCGGAATCGGTGTTCCTCAGATAACCGCCGTTTTTGATTGTGCCCAGGTAGCTAAAAAACATAATGTACCTATAATCGCTGATGGCGGCATAAAATATTCGGGGGATATCGCCAAGGCCATTGCCGCCGGTGCAGATACGGTAATGTTAGGTAATCTTTTGGCGGGAACTGATGAAAGTCCAGGCGAGACACAAATATACCAGGGCAGAAGCTACAAAGTTTACCGTGGAATGGGGTCTTTGGGAGCTATGGTGCAGGGGAGCAGTGATCGTTATTTCCAGGAAGATGCCCATAAGCTGGTACCCGAGGGTATAGAAGGTCGTATCCCCTATAAAGGTTATGTATCTGAAACCATTTTCCAACTTATCGGGGGGCTGAAAGCCGGTATGGGTTATTGTGGAGTGAAGGATATCGAGGAAATGCAAAGCAAGACCAATTTTATTCGTATTACCAATGCAGGTTTGATTGAAAGCCACCCACATGATATATCCATTACCAAAGAAGCTCCAAATTACCAGGTAATATAGTAGGAAGACGGAGGACGGAATGGTCGTCAGGGGTAAGGTGTAAATTGCAGTGTTAAAAGGACCGTCCCCTTGACATGCTAATCTGACACAAGAACCGTCCCTGTGGCAGGCCCGGAAAACGGAATGGCTTGCTTTTCATCGGTGGTTGTGGTTCCGGCTAGGGGGACAGTATGGAGATTTGGGTCGGGCGCATAGTACTGGCTGCTATTATGGGATTTATTTTGGGTGTAAGTACTGACAGGTCGATATCTACTACCCGCACTTATGCCATCACCTGTATGGTGGCAGCTCTGCTTACGATTGTTTCCAATGAGTTTTTTAGAAACCTCGGCAATCCATTTTACAGCGATCCGGGTAGGCTCTCTGCTCAAATCATATCAGCTATAGGATTTATTGGCACCGGGTTGATTTGGATGGCTGAAGATAAACGAAGCGGCAGCGGGCTTTCTCTGGCGGCCAGCTTATGGATAACGGCTATTTTAGGAATGTTGATTGGTGCAGGATTGCAACAGGCCATGGTTCTGGCCACATTTTTGGTTATAATTATTTTTTGCTTTTCCGATCGCCTGATTAGATGTAAGAATTATTTATGGAAAATACTATCGGAAAAACATAGAATAGATAAGGGGGAATAATCCCCCTTTTGAATGCGGGTTATTTCGATTCTATTACAGCTGGTTGGAGATACTCCTTTCGGCCATTTCGATTGCTTTACTTACCATGCTGCCACAGTCTCGGGAAGATACAGCACCCCAACCTTGAGTTGACACCAACTGGTCAACTCCAAGTTCACGGGCAATTTCATATTTGAGCTGTTCGGACATCAGGCCTTTTTTACGGCTCAATCGAAAAACCTCCTTAATTCCCGCACCCATTTAGTATTTTGTGATAATATAATTAGAATTATGGCTAGATTTTAAAGCTTTATTTGTAGAGTGTTTCACAAAATACGACTTATTGTATAAAATTAAATAAAGCCAAGGAGGTAATAATTCATGAGATATGAAGGAAGTGTTTACCGTCCACCCAGTGAGGCCAGGAGTTATATACTGCAGGTCACTATAGGTTGTTCTCATAATAGATGTACATTTTGTTCCATGTATAAAGACAAGAAGTACCGGGTCAGGTCGTTGGACGAAGTAATGGCCGATATTCGTATGGCTAAATTATACTATGGAGATCTGGAAAAGGTATTTCTGGCTGATGGAGATGCGCTGGCGGTTGAAACCGGTGATTTAGTAAAAATAATTGCTGAGCTTAAAAAGAATTTTTATAGCCTAAGGCATATTGGGATTTACGCCAGTCCCGACAGTATCCTCTCTAAAGATATCGAGGAGCTTAAAAGATTAAAAGAGGCTGGGCTTACTATTGCTTACCTGGGTGTGGAAACCGGAGACCCCGAGCTACTAAAAGATATAAAAAAAGGGGTAACTTACGAAGAAATGGTTGAAGCAGGAAAAAAGATTCGGGAAGCTGGTATTCTCCTGTCGGTTACAGTTTTGTTAGGTTTGGCAGGAAGAACTCCGCAGGCAGTTGATCATGCCCGCAAAACAGCTCAGATCCTGAATGAAATGAATCCCGACTATGTTGGTGCTTTAACCCTGATGCTGGAACCGCGTACACCTCTGTACCGGAAAATGCAAAGAGGGGAATTTGAACTGCCGGGTCCTTTTGAAATCCTGGACGAAATGCGTATCATGATAGAGAATTTAGAACTTGAGGGAACAGAATTTCGCAGTAACCACGCTTCCAATTACCTGCCTATCAAAGGAAGGTTCCCGGAAGATAAAGAAAATATCATGGATTTGATCAATACCATAATTAACCGGAATGATGCCCGTTACCTTCGCCCCGACTATTTAAGGGCACTCTAAGTATTAGGGCTAATAATAATTAATCTTCTTTTTATGTAAAATTCAAATCAGGGGGTGGAACAATTGCGTTTATTCGGCACCAAAGACGAGCAGCTGTTTATGTTATTCAGTGAAAGCGCCCGTGTAGTAGTAAGAGGTGGGGACATACTGCAGAATGTGGTCAATGATTATAGCGACCTGGATATTAAGATGGCGAAATTAACCGCCATGGAACATGAAGGAGATCGGATTATTCAGGAACTGATACGGCGCTTGAACACCAGTTTTATTCTTCCCTTTGATCGGGAAGACGCCTTTCAACTGGCACAGAAACTATCCACAACCCTTGATTATATCACCGGGATTATTGACCGTATGATTTTATATAAAACCGGACGGCCCAACAAGAGGGTAAAAGAAATGGTAAACGTTCTCTGTGAAGCTTTGTTTCTGCAGGAAAGAGCTTTAAACCTGCTGCAGAGTTTAGAGCACAATAAGAGAGAAATTTTGGAATGCTGTGAAGAAATAAGACAGTTGGAAAGAAAACAGGATAATCATTATCGCCAGGGCCTGGCCCTTTTATTCGAAAATGAAGAGGAACCAATTGTTATAATAAAATGGCGCGAAGTCTATGAACATATTGAAATGGCTCAGGATTATGTTCAGGATGTGGCGGAATTAATCAGTAATATTTGTGTCAAGTATTCTTAATATTCTTATGGCTCCAAGGAAGGCAGAAGGGGGTCATCAGTCGTCGGTAGTCAGACATCGGAAGGGGTAGGTAGTTGTTTCCTATCCCTTCTTTTTTTAGCATCGGAAGAAACTACGAAGCAGTTTCAACACACCGCTGCAACGAGGCGGGGGGATTAGAACCCACTGCCTGTTTTGTAAATAGGCGTTCGCTTAGCGGGGGACATATTTCGCCTCGTTATATTACAAGCTTACAAGCGCGATTCCATTGCGTAAAGTAATAATTATGCATTGGCTTGTGCAAGTATACCGCTCTACCTCAATAACGACCAGAGGGAGCATCAGGCATACCTGCCCCGTTCCCTTTTTCTTTGCCGTAATTTTTTCTTCTTCTATCCTCCGCCTTCCGCCCTCCGTCTTCTGTCCTCCGTTTGCCAGGGATAAAGATTATAAAACTGGGGTATTTTACTAAAAGGAGGGATACCATTTGCGTAAATTTATCCTTAGCAGCATAATTTTGGCCCTAATAACTTGCCATATGGGCTTTACATGGTCTTTGCCCCGAATCGAAGTACCCCAGGCATCAGTGGTATATGATGTTAATGGTGAAGCAATAAAGGGACTGGGGGAGCAAAACCGGATTAATATTGAGCTGAGTGAAATGCCGGACTATTTTATCAAAGCCATAATCGCGGTGGAAGACAAGAATTTTTACCAGCACCACGGTATTGATATGGCAGGGATTTTTAGGGCCATTTATGTAAATATCAGGGAGAGAAAGATTGTAGAAGGCGGAAGTACTATAACCCAGCAGACTGCCAAGAACCTTTTCTTGAGCAATGAACGCACTTTTTTGCGTAAGTTTAAGGAGCTTTTTTATGCTCTGGAATTAGAGCGACAGTATAGCAAGGATGAGATCTTAACCATGTATTGCAATACCATCTACTTCGGCCAGGGAGCCTATGGTATCGAAGTGGCCGCCCGCACCTTTTTTGGTAAAAGCGCCCGGGATTTAAGCTTGGCGGAATCGGCTCTTCTGGCCGGTATTCCCCGCTGGCCCAGCAACTACGATCCCTATATCAATCCCGAAGCAGCAAAAAAGCGTCAGTTGGTCGTGCTGCAACGGATGCAGGAAGAAGGCTATATTGATCAAGAAAGCAAAGCCCGAGCCGCGGAAGAGAAGCTCCAATATGAAAAAACCACTTATATTAAAGGGGAAGCCCCCTATTTCATTGCGCTGGTAAAGGATTACTTGAGTAAAAAATATGGAGAGCAAATGATATATCAAGGGGGTTTGAAGGTTTATACCAGCCTGGATCTATATATGCAGCGGGCTGCCAACCAGGCTTTGCAGTCAGGCTTAGAGGCCTATGATCCCAATTTACAAGCGGCTCTGGTAGCAGTGGATTCCGGTAACGGAGGGATTCGAGCGCTCATTGGAGGAAGGGACTATGCCAGTTCAACC
It encodes the following:
- a CDS encoding radical SAM protein codes for the protein MRYEGSVYRPPSEARSYILQVTIGCSHNRCTFCSMYKDKKYRVRSLDEVMADIRMAKLYYGDLEKVFLADGDALAVETGDLVKIIAELKKNFYSLRHIGIYASPDSILSKDIEELKRLKEAGLTIAYLGVETGDPELLKDIKKGVTYEEMVEAGKKIREAGILLSVTVLLGLAGRTPQAVDHARKTAQILNEMNPDYVGALTLMLEPRTPLYRKMQRGEFELPGPFEILDEMRIMIENLELEGTEFRSNHASNYLPIKGRFPEDKENIMDLINTIINRNDARYLRPDYLRAL
- a CDS encoding DUF47 domain-containing protein — protein: MEQLRLFGTKDEQLFMLFSESARVVVRGGDILQNVVNDYSDLDIKMAKLTAMEHEGDRIIQELIRRLNTSFILPFDREDAFQLAQKLSTTLDYITGIIDRMILYKTGRPNKRVKEMVNVLCEALFLQERALNLLQSLEHNKREILECCEEIRQLERKQDNHYRQGLALLFENEEEPIVIIKWREVYEHIEMAQDYVQDVAELISNICVKYS
- a CDS encoding transglycosylase domain-containing protein → MRKFILSSIILALITCHMGFTWSLPRIEVPQASVVYDVNGEAIKGLGEQNRINIELSEMPDYFIKAIIAVEDKNFYQHHGIDMAGIFRAIYVNIRERKIVEGGSTITQQTAKNLFLSNERTFLRKFKELFYALELERQYSKDEILTMYCNTIYFGQGAYGIEVAARTFFGKSARDLSLAESALLAGIPRWPSNYDPYINPEAAKKRQLVVLQRMQEEGYIDQESKARAAEEKLQYEKTTYIKGEAPYFIALVKDYLSKKYGEQMIYQGGLKVYTSLDLYMQRAANQALQSGLEAYDPNLQAALVAVDSGNGGIRALIGGRDYASSTFNRVFSKRQPGSTFKPFMYSLALYSGFTAADKIMCEEVEYELPNGDIYRPTDYGKEPYHWREFTLKEAVMKSDNVVAVRVNSILGPTAAASYAEKFGFSNIQPVLSLPLGASEVRPIDMALAYAVFANRGLYSNANYILKVTDRNGKVLEENRPQQRRVIGEDNAYIITNILEGVLEAGGTGAHLRNVFGDRIAAGKTGTTDEFKDAWFVGFTPRISCAVWVGYDKNRDVNISGGVIAGPIWANFIEGASRRLAEGDFYRPDNIRLLNICLDSGLVASESCPRQVEMAFVEGSEPEDICYEHREENEGSLDDGIFPWWQSWSP
- a CDS encoding alpha/beta-type small acid-soluble spore protein, which produces MGAGIKEVFRLSRKKGLMSEQLKYEIARELGVDQLVSTQGWGAVSSRDCGSMVSKAIEMAERSISNQL
- a CDS encoding MgtC/SapB family protein produces the protein MEIWVGRIVLAAIMGFILGVSTDRSISTTRTYAITCMVAALLTIVSNEFFRNLGNPFYSDPGRLSAQIISAIGFIGTGLIWMAEDKRSGSGLSLAASLWITAILGMLIGAGLQQAMVLATFLVIIIFCFSDRLIRCKNYLWKILSEKHRIDKGE
- the guaB gene encoding IMP dehydrogenase, which produces MSEKFGKEGLTFDDVLLVPGRSEVLPQDVDVSTMLSRNIRLVIPILSAGMDTVTETRMAIAVAREGGIGIIHKNMSIEEQARMVDRVKRSEHGIITDPFFLSPDNIIRDALDIMEHYHISGVPITEGSKLVGIITNRDIRFETDFNQPIKNVMTSEGLVTAPVGTSMDQAMDLLRKYKIEKLPLVDDSFNLMGLITIKDIEKTSKYPNAAKDQRGRLLVGAAVGIAHDTLERVECLKKAGADVIVVDTAHGHSLSVIRMVATIKKQFPDIELIAGNVATAEATEELIKVGADAIKVGIGPGSICTTRVVAGIGVPQITAVFDCAQVAKKHNVPIIADGGIKYSGDIAKAIAAGADTVMLGNLLAGTDESPGETQIYQGRSYKVYRGMGSLGAMVQGSSDRYFQEDAHKLVPEGIEGRIPYKGYVSETIFQLIGGLKAGMGYCGVKDIEEMQSKTNFIRITNAGLIESHPHDISITKEAPNYQVI